From bacterium BMS3Abin08, a single genomic window includes:
- the ybaL gene encoding inner membrane protein YbaL, giving the protein MEIPLLNDIVVIFALSIAVLFLCSRLSVPSIVGFILTGVLAGPHGLGLVKSVHEVQALAEVGVVLLLFAIGIEFSLKSLLQIRKSVLMGGSLQVLLTILTASLIAGQFGQPLGKSIFIGFLISLSSTAIVLRLIQERAEVDTPHGRTSLAILIFQDVIIVPMILLTPLLAGETANLGGSLLILLAKGIGIILLVIVSAKWIVPWVLYQVARTRSRELFLLSVFLICLAVAWMTSSAGLSLALGAFLAGLVISESEYGHQALGNISPFRDVFTSFFFVSIGMLFDGGFLFEHPVLIVLITVGVLALKAVLAGLSVTLLGFPVRTAILVGFALSQVGEFSFILSKTGVEHGLLQGDIYQMFLSVSVLTMAATPFVMAFAPRVADFASGLPLPVRLKSGLHPMQGIKVEGKKDHLVIIGFGINGRNLARAAGVGNIPYVIIEMNPEVVRNERAKGEPIYYGDATQEAVLQYADIKDARIVVVAISDPAATRRITELVRRLNPNVHLIVRTRYLQEMKPLYELGANEVVPEEFETSVEIFSRVLAKYLVPRDEIERFIAEVRSDGYEMFRSLSGKPASFPDLKPHIPGVEVSALRVDEKSPMVGKTLAQSDLRRKCGVTVVAIRRDSEVLSNPDGDMQIKAGDVLLLLGSPDRIATAACLFYQ; this is encoded by the coding sequence ATGGAAATACCACTTTTAAATGACATTGTTGTTATATTTGCATTATCCATAGCAGTACTGTTTCTATGCAGCCGGCTAAGTGTGCCGTCTATTGTAGGATTCATCCTGACCGGTGTATTGGCAGGGCCGCATGGGCTGGGGCTGGTAAAGTCGGTACATGAAGTCCAGGCACTGGCTGAGGTCGGGGTTGTGCTGTTGCTTTTCGCTATCGGGATCGAGTTCTCCCTTAAGAGCCTGCTGCAAATAAGGAAATCCGTCCTAATGGGCGGCTCACTTCAGGTTTTACTGACCATCCTGACTGCTTCCCTCATAGCAGGACAATTCGGTCAGCCCCTTGGCAAATCTATCTTTATAGGGTTTCTTATATCCCTCAGCAGCACGGCTATTGTGCTCAGACTCATCCAGGAAAGGGCGGAAGTCGACACCCCCCACGGACGGACATCCCTGGCCATCCTGATCTTTCAGGATGTCATTATCGTCCCGATGATATTGCTCACGCCACTTCTGGCCGGAGAGACAGCGAATTTAGGCGGATCCCTCCTCATCCTTTTGGCCAAAGGAATCGGTATCATACTGCTGGTGATTGTCAGCGCTAAATGGATTGTGCCCTGGGTGCTGTACCAGGTGGCAAGGACTCGCAGCCGGGAACTCTTTCTTTTGAGCGTTTTTTTAATATGCCTCGCTGTTGCGTGGATGACTTCAAGCGCAGGGCTCTCCCTTGCCTTAGGCGCATTTTTAGCTGGTCTGGTTATATCCGAATCTGAATACGGTCATCAGGCGCTCGGCAATATCTCGCCCTTTCGTGATGTCTTCACAAGTTTCTTTTTTGTCTCGATAGGCATGTTGTTCGACGGCGGTTTTCTTTTTGAGCATCCCGTCCTCATTGTGTTAATCACAGTGGGTGTCCTGGCATTAAAAGCCGTATTGGCAGGCCTCTCGGTAACCCTGCTCGGTTTTCCTGTACGTACCGCGATCCTGGTTGGATTTGCGCTCAGCCAGGTGGGTGAGTTTTCTTTTATTTTGTCTAAAACCGGCGTTGAACATGGGTTGCTTCAGGGGGATATTTACCAGATGTTTCTGTCTGTCTCTGTATTGACCATGGCCGCTACCCCGTTTGTTATGGCCTTTGCGCCCCGGGTCGCGGATTTTGCCTCCGGGCTGCCTCTGCCTGTACGGTTGAAGTCCGGCCTGCATCCCATGCAGGGAATAAAGGTTGAGGGCAAAAAAGACCACCTTGTCATCATAGGATTCGGTATTAACGGCAGAAACCTGGCACGTGCCGCCGGGGTGGGAAACATCCCCTATGTTATCATTGAGATGAATCCCGAGGTGGTAAGGAATGAAAGAGCAAAGGGCGAGCCGATTTATTATGGAGATGCAACACAGGAGGCGGTACTTCAGTACGCAGACATCAAGGATGCAAGGATTGTTGTAGTAGCCATATCCGACCCTGCTGCAACCCGCAGGATTACCGAACTTGTCCGGAGACTCAATCCGAACGTCCATTTGATCGTGCGGACCCGTTATCTTCAGGAGATGAAGCCCCTCTATGAATTGGGAGCCAACGAGGTCGTTCCCGAGGAGTTCGAGACCTCAGTGGAGATTTTCTCCAGGGTCCTGGCAAAATACCTTGTCCCCAGGGATGAGATCGAGAGGTTCATCGCTGAGGTACGCTCAGACGGTTATGAGATGTTCCGGAGCCTTTCCGGAAAGCCTGCATCTTTTCCCGATCTGAAACCTCACATTCCCGGTGTTGAAGTCAGCGCCTTACGGGTAGATGAAAAGTCCCCCATGGTTGGAAAGACACTGGCCCAGAGCGATCTGAGGAGAAAATGCGGGGTTACTGTAGTGGCAATACGGAGGGATTCAGAAGTATTGTCCAATCCGGACGGGGACATGCAGATTAAAGCCGGGGATGTGCTCCTCCTCCTTGGTTCACCGGATAGGATTGCCACTGCCGCATGCTTATTCTATCAAT